In one window of Leptospira sp. GIMC2001 DNA:
- a CDS encoding tetratricopeptide repeat protein: protein MKAESEPDSENPCNVSNVDIYLSLALRHQSKASQANFYRDREKSLASHQDAVQNYKKYLKCQDATKVNLLTHLNLASSQMELGNYKEAEDEANRALEKDPKNRDAIFFQSKLLIRQGKLIPATDLLESKISSFPEDSDFLFLLGSVNRELGRLNKSVLYFTSLHDSIQKREGNPKYKIHVLKNLADLHYQLREPKKALFFYQAYLLMNPNDLDARFQVAQIYNVLGDFGASKRILEEILVKNPSNKEVELLLAEMYFVESRKTSFTYFQKIEDEDKIPKNHLVEILFATMKRDWKKSEPFLREFLPNHNARIAARLAWIEVLMAKYSATDQIAEMKSVSELTYSMRQFQLAYNLSSDLNKIIRSNGSDPKSLAYNYWFMANCMDEMGYPNRAILYSKQAVEISPEGDERDKYKMHLGHILLSDKIKRSDEGLTIANELIAKNPANGTGWYLQGYAYFQKTDYKNAINAANKSLENDPNNSGYFFFRSLIYEKLNDFTAMEQDLRKSIEYAPENPVPYNYLGFLFAEKSINKEESLRLIQKAVDLEPDNGAYQDSLGWIYFRLEKLDDAIFHLHLAKQMMADKGMEDATVFDHLGDVYKAKQDIVNAKEYWKKAIAVSKDPIEIQKIQKKITDSKKNSEA from the coding sequence ATGAAAGCGGAGTCTGAGCCAGATAGTGAGAATCCTTGCAATGTTAGCAATGTCGATATCTATTTATCGCTTGCTCTTAGGCATCAATCCAAAGCATCTCAGGCAAATTTCTATCGCGATCGGGAGAAGAGTCTAGCAAGCCACCAAGACGCAGTCCAAAATTATAAGAAATATCTAAAATGCCAAGATGCAACAAAGGTAAATCTCCTTACTCATCTCAATTTAGCATCTAGCCAAATGGAATTGGGGAATTATAAGGAAGCAGAAGATGAGGCAAACCGAGCCTTAGAAAAAGATCCCAAGAATCGGGATGCAATTTTTTTCCAATCGAAACTCCTGATTCGGCAAGGTAAATTGATCCCAGCTACCGATCTATTGGAGTCAAAAATTAGTTCCTTTCCCGAAGACTCAGACTTCTTATTTCTATTGGGATCTGTAAATCGCGAATTGGGTCGTCTGAATAAATCTGTTCTTTATTTTACATCCCTTCATGATTCGATCCAAAAGCGCGAAGGCAATCCCAAATACAAAATTCACGTTTTGAAAAATTTGGCTGATTTGCATTACCAATTGCGTGAGCCGAAGAAAGCTTTATTTTTTTATCAAGCATACCTTCTCATGAATCCAAATGATTTAGATGCAAGGTTTCAAGTTGCACAAATCTACAATGTGTTAGGTGACTTTGGCGCTTCGAAAAGAATACTAGAGGAAATATTAGTCAAGAATCCATCCAATAAAGAAGTAGAGCTTCTTCTTGCTGAAATGTATTTTGTTGAATCGAGAAAAACATCCTTCACCTATTTTCAAAAGATTGAAGACGAAGACAAAATTCCCAAAAATCATCTTGTAGAAATACTTTTTGCAACAATGAAAAGAGATTGGAAAAAATCCGAACCGTTTCTAAGGGAATTTCTTCCTAATCATAATGCAAGAATTGCAGCAAGACTTGCTTGGATAGAAGTGCTTATGGCAAAGTATTCAGCTACCGATCAGATTGCGGAAATGAAATCTGTGTCGGAACTTACATATAGCATGCGACAATTTCAGCTTGCGTACAATCTGTCCAGTGATCTCAATAAAATCATTCGATCGAACGGATCTGATCCGAAAAGTCTAGCATATAACTATTGGTTTATGGCAAATTGTATGGATGAGATGGGTTACCCGAATCGAGCGATTCTTTATAGCAAACAAGCTGTAGAAATCTCTCCAGAGGGAGACGAACGAGATAAATACAAGATGCATCTAGGCCATATTCTTCTTAGCGATAAAATCAAGAGAAGTGATGAAGGACTAACAATTGCAAACGAACTGATTGCTAAGAATCCAGCCAATGGAACGGGTTGGTATCTGCAAGGTTATGCTTATTTTCAGAAAACTGATTATAAAAATGCGATCAATGCAGCTAATAAATCTTTAGAAAATGATCCTAACAACTCTGGATATTTCTTTTTTCGATCTCTAATCTATGAGAAATTGAATGATTTTACTGCGATGGAACAAGACTTGCGTAAATCAATTGAATACGCTCCAGAAAATCCAGTTCCTTATAATTATCTGGGTTTCTTATTTGCAGAGAAATCAATCAACAAAGAAGAATCTTTAAGGCTAATTCAAAAAGCTGTGGACTTAGAACCAGATAATGGTGCATACCAAGATAGTCTGGGATGGATTTATTTTCGTTTAGAAAAATTGGATGATGCGATTTTTCATCTACATCTTGCGAAGCAGATGATGGCTGATAAAGGAATGGAAGATGCTACGGTTTTTGATCATCTTGGTGATGTCTATAAAGCAAAGCAAGATATTGTGAATGCTAAAGAATATTGGAAGAAAGCAATTGCTGTATCCAAAGATCCAATCGAGATTCAGAAAATACAAAAAAAAATAACCGATTCCAAAAAGAATTCAGAGGCTTAA
- a CDS encoding cysteine desulfurase family protein codes for MKSPTKIHYFDYNATHPPNFSILERAWDSYKNEFFNPSGASRFSLGNQGKIEVARKYFSNLSGYPMRGIVFSSTGTEANHLLIAALKLKFPDTTAMYTSPFEHASFYSALNMHGIKPVLLKTDKTGLVSVDELRKLMEYLPLPVGIIYAGNETGVIQPMEEIGALAREFSVPFVTDAMQSFGKMIMNFESVDGFSCSGHKIGAGPGCGLTGIRENLETKDWGFMRGGNQENGHRAGTENLPSILSFQFATQSKLENLQTKVDRNLNFRKKIEQELKNLGCEIVAENSPRLSHTIFCLIPIPELDFFIMGLEERGVIISTGSSCKSRARNASTALTAMGYSSEDALRAVRISFGDGTEEEDIEALITGFKELIKQL; via the coding sequence ATGAAATCCCCGACTAAAATTCACTATTTTGACTACAATGCAACCCACCCACCCAACTTTTCTATTTTAGAAAGAGCTTGGGATTCGTATAAAAATGAATTCTTCAATCCATCTGGTGCTTCTAGATTTTCTCTTGGGAACCAAGGCAAAATTGAGGTCGCTCGAAAATATTTTTCCAATCTTTCTGGATACCCAATGCGTGGAATCGTGTTCTCATCAACAGGAACAGAAGCCAATCACTTACTCATTGCCGCACTCAAATTAAAATTCCCAGACACTACAGCAATGTATACTTCACCGTTTGAACATGCGAGTTTTTATTCTGCATTGAATATGCATGGAATCAAACCTGTATTACTTAAGACAGATAAAACGGGACTCGTAAGCGTTGATGAGCTTCGTAAACTCATGGAATATCTTCCCTTACCTGTAGGAATCATCTATGCTGGCAATGAGACTGGCGTGATTCAGCCAATGGAAGAAATTGGCGCCCTTGCTCGTGAGTTTAGCGTACCTTTTGTAACTGATGCCATGCAATCTTTCGGTAAGATGATCATGAATTTTGAATCTGTGGATGGATTCAGCTGCTCTGGACATAAAATCGGTGCAGGTCCAGGCTGTGGTCTTACAGGAATTCGCGAAAATCTAGAAACAAAAGACTGGGGATTTATGCGAGGTGGGAATCAAGAAAATGGCCATCGTGCAGGAACAGAAAATCTTCCATCCATTCTCAGCTTTCAATTTGCAACCCAAAGCAAACTTGAAAATCTTCAAACAAAAGTGGATCGCAATCTAAATTTCAGAAAAAAAATTGAACAAGAACTCAAAAACCTTGGCTGTGAAATCGTAGCAGAGAATTCACCCAGGCTCTCTCATACGATTTTTTGTTTGATTCCGATTCCTGAATTGGACTTCTTTATCATGGGGCTTGAAGAGCGTGGTGTGATCATCTCGACCGGTTCTTCGTGCAAATCTCGCGCAAGAAATGCATCTACAGCGTTAACCGCAATGGGATATTCCAGTGAAGATGCCCTTCGAGCAGTAAGAATCTCTTTTGGTGACGGAACTGAAGAAGAGGATATCGAAGCTTTGATTACAGGCTTTAAAGAATTGATCAAGCAACTCTAA
- a CDS encoding DASH family cryptochrome: MITGLVLFRNDLRLHDNENLIRAIEYSDCLIPLFVLSDHLAGYNLYHKHIQFPRMNPFRAQFLIESIYDLREQLKRIGSDLIIRQGNSAKIIAELCFEFNIDKVFFSELPCTYEKEEEIEITTILDKIQVSYSITNMDQLIHLDELPFSLDNTPEVFTQYRKLIETKSSIALPLPKIGRAAAIPQGIETGDIPEDLLKLGQSVRIDPRAAIQFQGGETQGIRRITDYIWIRDRIKSYKQTRNEMIGEDYSSKFSAWLSLGCVSPRFIVQQIRKYEEERTKNESTYWLIFELYWRDYFRLIAAKHGYKLFQHSGISGSINKRKTGLESNQEENSYQNIENAESELEKFEQWRTGCTGVAFIDANMKELLLTGFMSNRGRQNVASFFVHSLKLDWRMGAEWFESQLIDYDPASNYGNWVYLAGVGNDPRAREFNIDKQAKTYDPDGKFQKLWNS, from the coding sequence ATGATAACTGGATTAGTCTTATTTCGAAATGATCTAAGACTACATGACAATGAAAATCTAATTCGAGCTATCGAATATTCGGATTGTTTAATACCTTTATTTGTTCTATCAGATCATTTAGCTGGATACAATTTATATCACAAACATATCCAATTTCCTAGGATGAATCCTTTTCGAGCTCAGTTCTTAATTGAATCTATTTACGATCTTAGAGAACAACTGAAAAGGATTGGCAGCGATCTTATCATTCGGCAAGGCAACTCAGCAAAAATCATAGCAGAATTGTGCTTTGAATTCAATATCGACAAAGTATTTTTCTCAGAGCTACCCTGCACTTACGAGAAAGAAGAAGAAATTGAAATCACAACTATTCTAGATAAAATACAAGTCAGTTATTCAATCACAAATATGGATCAATTGATTCATTTAGATGAATTGCCTTTTTCTTTGGATAATACTCCAGAAGTTTTCACTCAATACAGAAAACTCATAGAAACCAAATCCAGTATAGCGCTTCCTCTTCCTAAAATCGGACGAGCTGCAGCAATTCCTCAAGGAATTGAAACTGGAGATATTCCTGAAGATTTATTGAAATTAGGACAGTCAGTACGGATCGATCCTCGAGCTGCAATCCAATTTCAAGGTGGTGAGACTCAAGGAATTCGCCGTATAACAGATTATATCTGGATTCGAGATAGAATCAAATCCTATAAGCAAACTCGAAATGAGATGATTGGTGAAGATTATTCTTCCAAATTTTCTGCTTGGTTATCTCTCGGTTGCGTATCTCCACGATTTATTGTCCAACAGATTCGCAAGTATGAGGAAGAAAGAACCAAAAATGAATCCACCTATTGGCTTATTTTTGAGTTGTATTGGCGAGATTATTTTCGATTGATCGCAGCAAAGCATGGATATAAATTATTTCAGCATAGTGGAATATCAGGCAGCATCAACAAAAGAAAAACGGGATTGGAATCCAATCAGGAAGAAAATTCCTATCAAAATATAGAAAACGCAGAGTCTGAATTAGAAAAATTTGAACAATGGCGAACAGGATGTACGGGAGTAGCATTCATTGATGCGAATATGAAAGAGCTTCTCCTAACCGGCTTTATGTCCAACCGAGGAAGGCAGAATGTAGCAAGCTTCTTTGTTCACAGTTTAAAACTCGATTGGAGAATGGGAGCCGAATGGTTCGAAAGCCAATTGATCGATTATGATCCAGCGAGTAATTATGGCAATTGGGTATATCTTGCGGGCGTAGGAAACGATCCACGAGCAAGAGAATTCAATATTGATAAACAAGCGAAAACCTATGATCCTGATGGTAAATTTCAAAAACTCTGGAACAGTTGA
- a CDS encoding leucine-rich repeat domain-containing protein has translation MNFKLQTTLVLSLTAILLTSFCMPPREVSLVEIFQDDPDKTSLSLNHKRITDSLTILGNYPKLIDIGLNYDGIESIPDSIGQLKNLKKLSLYGNSIKNLPKEFGELQSLETLVLGKNPITEVPIQLKNLPNLKIVSLDETLIQLTEADVDVLSSLPSLEILDLSENPNFKNLPSNIQKLNYLKQIHLKKNILEHDTKVQLKEALPNTVLIK, from the coding sequence ATGAATTTTAAATTACAAACAACCCTAGTCTTATCACTCACTGCGATTCTACTCACTAGTTTCTGTATGCCGCCTAGAGAAGTCTCTCTCGTTGAGATTTTCCAGGATGATCCGGACAAAACGTCCTTATCATTGAATCATAAAAGAATCACTGATTCGCTTACAATTTTAGGAAACTATCCCAAATTGATTGATATAGGCCTCAACTATGACGGAATTGAAAGCATACCTGATTCGATTGGTCAATTGAAAAACCTAAAAAAACTTAGTCTTTATGGCAATAGTATTAAGAATCTACCGAAGGAATTTGGAGAACTGCAATCCCTGGAAACTTTAGTTCTAGGTAAAAATCCGATTACTGAAGTTCCTATTCAATTGAAGAATTTACCAAATCTTAAGATTGTATCCCTTGATGAAACGCTAATTCAATTGACGGAAGCTGACGTTGACGTTCTTTCTAGCTTGCCATCCCTTGAAATACTGGATCTTTCCGAGAACCCCAATTTCAAAAATTTACCTTCGAATATTCAGAAATTGAATTACCTCAAGCAGATTCATCTTAAGAAAAATATACTGGAGCATGACACGAAAGTTCAGTTAAAAGAAGCTCTACCAAATACTGTATTGATCAAGTGA
- a CDS encoding PP2C family protein-serine/threonine phosphatase: MTQSINSLQENIHPAKVFFNTSRDGLAGFSISPPVSTKLDIETQIQKILESASITSINPSLAAQLGFAQEESILDDSSLDSPKILSILLTMIQDPEYFLGKLIRSNYHLSNVEVKINSNHKSNQGDSVAFDVFLLSIYAVIESDHLQQIWLRINNISEYKKSLDKHESIEELRERIHSDLEMAKETQKNLVTLDFPESKYSKFTTYFRPFEKVGGDIIHYQKHENYIDILFGDVSGHGISATMVSGMVVLSFRHSSSLKDSPADLLAKLNIDLRTVVVNHHVSAACVRYYEKERKLIYSYAGHPPLVIIRDGKIIELDGMNTPLLTIENIEYFETEFSLKVGDRVVFYSDGCYEVFNPSNKYLGLYPFFELLLEENKIKDSNRYIQNCILRILNYSAGDIRDDLTMLLLDVT, translated from the coding sequence ATGACACAATCCATTAATTCTCTCCAAGAAAACATTCATCCAGCCAAGGTTTTTTTTAACACTTCTCGAGATGGCCTTGCAGGTTTTTCGATAAGCCCACCCGTTTCCACAAAGCTGGATATAGAAACTCAGATCCAAAAAATTCTAGAATCTGCTAGTATTACTTCAATAAATCCAAGTTTGGCGGCCCAATTGGGATTTGCTCAAGAAGAATCTATCTTGGACGATAGTTCTCTGGATTCTCCCAAGATTCTGAGTATTTTACTCACTATGATTCAAGATCCTGAGTATTTTCTTGGTAAGCTCATTCGATCGAATTATCATCTATCCAATGTTGAAGTGAAAATAAATAGCAATCATAAAAGTAATCAAGGTGATAGTGTTGCTTTTGATGTCTTTCTTTTATCCATTTACGCTGTTATTGAATCGGATCATTTGCAACAAATATGGTTAAGGATCAATAACATATCTGAATACAAGAAATCTTTAGATAAACATGAATCCATTGAAGAACTGAGAGAAAGGATTCACTCGGATCTAGAAATGGCTAAGGAAACTCAGAAAAATTTAGTTACTTTGGATTTTCCTGAATCTAAGTATTCTAAATTTACAACATATTTTCGTCCTTTTGAAAAGGTTGGTGGAGATATCATTCATTACCAAAAGCATGAAAATTACATCGATATTTTGTTTGGTGATGTTTCGGGTCATGGAATATCTGCGACTATGGTTTCTGGGATGGTTGTTCTATCCTTTCGTCATTCATCTAGTCTTAAGGATTCACCGGCTGATTTACTTGCGAAATTAAATATTGATCTACGGACTGTTGTTGTAAACCACCATGTATCTGCTGCCTGTGTTCGCTACTATGAGAAAGAAAGAAAATTGATCTATTCTTATGCTGGCCATCCGCCTCTTGTTATCATTCGAGATGGCAAAATCATTGAGTTAGATGGAATGAATACTCCGCTTTTAACTATCGAGAATATTGAATATTTCGAAACTGAGTTTAGTTTGAAAGTTGGGGATCGAGTTGTTTTTTATTCAGATGGCTGTTATGAAGTCTTCAATCCAAGTAATAAATATTTGGGACTTTATCCATTTTTCGAGCTATTACTAGAAGAAAATAAAATAAAAGATTCCAATCGCTATATTCAGAATTGCATACTTAGAATTCTAAATTATTCAGCCGGTGATATCCGAGACGATCTCACCATGCTTCTTCTCGATGTCACTTGA
- the glnA gene encoding type I glutamate--ammonia ligase: MFKTAKEAIDFAKKQGILFYDFRFTDIKGAWHHVSYHVNSITEESFDGLPFDGSSIPSWQPINRSDMQLIPEAGTAFMDPFTADKTMVIFCDVYDIYEKRAYHKCPRSIAKKALKYMEESGIGDTAYFGPENEFFIFDSLKVRDEINCQYYEIDSVEGIWNMHEEIPGKNATKITFNSGHRPGTKGGYFPVAPVDSQVDIRAEIVKTLHEIGLETFVVHHEVAQGQGEIGVKFGTLIEAADNVQKLKYVVKNVAHKHGKTATFMPKPLYGDNGNGMHCHQSIWKNGKNLFAGNGYEGLSDLAMNYVGGVLKHARAIAAYSNASTNSYKRLIPGFEAPSILAYSAMNRSASCRIPFVRGDKAKRVEFRFPDSTANPYLAFAAMLMGGIDGVQNKIDPGPPREEDLFELSLDEIREKGIRQMPHTLREAVEEMLADRAFLKAGDVFTEDFIHTYKAYKFETEIWPWEGRPHPFEFISTYSC, translated from the coding sequence ATGTTTAAAACAGCGAAAGAGGCTATTGACTTCGCAAAGAAGCAAGGTATACTTTTCTATGACTTTCGTTTTACCGATATCAAGGGAGCTTGGCATCACGTGTCTTATCATGTGAATTCCATTACAGAGGAGTCTTTTGACGGACTACCTTTCGATGGAAGTTCCATCCCATCTTGGCAACCCATCAACCGTTCAGACATGCAATTGATTCCAGAAGCTGGAACTGCATTTATGGATCCGTTTACTGCCGACAAGACAATGGTAATTTTTTGTGATGTTTATGACATTTACGAAAAAAGAGCCTACCATAAATGCCCAAGAAGCATTGCAAAGAAAGCACTTAAATACATGGAAGAATCAGGTATTGGTGATACAGCATACTTTGGTCCAGAAAATGAATTTTTCATTTTTGACAGCTTAAAAGTAAGAGATGAGATCAACTGCCAATACTATGAAATTGATAGCGTTGAAGGAATCTGGAATATGCACGAAGAAATTCCAGGCAAGAATGCAACAAAAATTACATTCAACTCTGGACATAGACCAGGAACAAAAGGTGGATACTTTCCAGTTGCACCAGTTGACTCACAAGTTGATATCCGAGCAGAGATTGTAAAAACACTTCATGAAATCGGATTAGAAACTTTCGTTGTTCACCATGAAGTGGCACAAGGTCAAGGTGAGATTGGAGTCAAATTTGGAACACTAATTGAAGCGGCGGACAATGTTCAAAAGCTGAAATATGTTGTAAAGAACGTAGCTCACAAACACGGTAAGACTGCGACTTTCATGCCTAAACCACTCTACGGAGATAATGGTAACGGTATGCACTGCCATCAATCCATCTGGAAAAACGGAAAGAACTTATTTGCTGGTAACGGTTATGAAGGACTTTCTGATCTAGCGATGAATTATGTTGGTGGAGTTCTTAAGCATGCAAGAGCGATTGCAGCTTATTCCAATGCATCAACCAACTCATACAAAAGATTGATTCCTGGATTCGAAGCTCCTTCCATCCTTGCATATTCTGCAATGAACCGTTCTGCTTCTTGTCGTATTCCTTTCGTTAGGGGAGACAAAGCAAAAAGGGTAGAATTCCGATTCCCTGATTCAACAGCGAATCCATATCTTGCATTTGCTGCGATGCTAATGGGCGGAATTGATGGAGTTCAGAACAAAATTGATCCAGGACCACCTCGTGAAGAAGATCTTTTTGAATTGAGTCTAGATGAGATCCGTGAAAAAGGAATCCGTCAAATGCCTCATACTCTTAGAGAAGCTGTTGAGGAAATGCTTGCGGACAGAGCGTTCTTGAAAGCAGGTGATGTCTTCACAGAAGATTTCATTCACACTTACAAGGCGTATAAGTTTGAGACAGAAATTTGGCCATGGGAAGGAAGACCTCACCCATTCGAGTTCATCTCTACTTATTCTTGCTAA
- a CDS encoding Cys-rich protein, whose translation MKILRTSINKIVLSSLLMIGIGIFSQVPLQAEFEKCPAACSQYYNCVVERNPNATADQKDMLKKGCELNCKKPKYYKSIEACYDKSKNSCQVYWNCITAAVQK comes from the coding sequence ATGAAAATCTTAAGAACTTCCATAAACAAAATAGTTCTATCGAGCCTTTTGATGATAGGAATTGGGATTTTTTCCCAAGTACCTTTGCAAGCCGAATTCGAAAAATGTCCTGCAGCATGCAGTCAATACTACAACTGTGTAGTAGAGAGAAACCCAAATGCAACAGCAGATCAGAAAGATATGCTCAAGAAAGGTTGCGAACTCAATTGCAAGAAACCAAAATATTACAAATCTATTGAAGCTTGTTATGACAAAAGCAAAAACTCTTGTCAAGTCTATTGGAACTGTATCACAGCAGCAGTTCAGAAATAA
- a CDS encoding carboxymuconolactone decarboxylase family protein produces MRVFTVPTKEEVSSTNQGIFDNLKAGLGFVPNLYATIGKSNFALDSYLKFQNAKSSLSGKEREAINLVVSQFNHCVYCLSAHTAIGKMKGFSDQEIMEIRKGIDNFNPKLKSLTRLIKSVMETKGKPDAKLVENFFDAGYTEENLIDAIVIVGDKIISNYIHGITQIPVDFPVAEEI; encoded by the coding sequence ATGAGAGTATTTACAGTTCCAACCAAAGAAGAAGTGAGTTCAACCAACCAAGGTATTTTTGATAATCTTAAGGCTGGATTGGGTTTTGTTCCCAATCTTTATGCAACCATCGGAAAATCAAATTTTGCCCTTGATTCATATCTCAAGTTCCAAAACGCCAAATCTTCATTAAGTGGTAAAGAGAGAGAAGCTATCAACTTAGTGGTAAGTCAGTTCAATCATTGTGTGTATTGCCTAAGTGCACATACTGCAATCGGTAAAATGAAAGGTTTTAGTGATCAAGAAATTATGGAAATTCGTAAGGGAATAGACAATTTTAATCCTAAACTTAAATCCCTGACAAGATTGATTAAATCCGTTATGGAAACAAAAGGCAAACCAGATGCGAAGCTTGTTGAGAATTTCTTTGATGCAGGATATACAGAAGAAAATTTGATCGATGCGATTGTCATTGTCGGAGATAAAATTATCTCCAATTATATACATGGTATCACTCAAATTCCTGTTGATTTCCCGGTTGCCGAAGAGATCTAA
- a CDS encoding helix-turn-helix domain-containing protein, translated as MILIHEILLKGSFFGYTDDWIMIQDIHQSRKEIMHILWNRSHETKEFFCDDKWISLPANSLATLNSLYHIRMDERSNGIVSFFFNRDFYCIRDHDHEVSCNGILFFGAQEIPIVSIPKSKEQMFDALWSVFIEELKIDDPIQNEMLLALLKRFIIQITRIVKENKNLNSLDSVNLDKIRRYHMLVDEFFRTKKKVSDYAVLLGIAPNSLSNLMAESNQISPLSVIHNRIILEVKRLLLHSNKSLTEITEELNFEDSAQLSKLFKKKTNFSPMEFKKQFMNPINFTAKGNIDKKKGNSDIYRLIKAE; from the coding sequence ATGATTTTAATCCATGAGATTCTATTGAAGGGATCATTCTTTGGTTATACGGATGATTGGATAATGATCCAGGATATTCATCAATCCAGAAAAGAGATCATGCATATTTTGTGGAACCGTTCGCATGAGACAAAAGAATTTTTTTGTGATGATAAGTGGATTAGTTTGCCAGCAAATTCATTAGCGACTTTAAATTCTCTCTATCATATTCGAATGGATGAGCGCTCGAACGGGATTGTGAGTTTCTTCTTTAATCGAGATTTTTATTGTATTCGTGATCATGATCATGAAGTGTCTTGCAACGGAATCTTATTCTTTGGAGCTCAAGAAATTCCTATAGTTTCAATTCCCAAGAGTAAAGAGCAAATGTTCGACGCGCTATGGAGCGTTTTTATAGAAGAATTGAAGATTGATGATCCGATCCAAAATGAAATGTTGCTTGCTCTATTGAAAAGATTTATCATTCAAATTACAAGGATTGTAAAGGAAAACAAAAATTTAAACAGTTTAGATTCCGTAAATCTTGATAAGATTAGAAGATATCATATGTTAGTTGATGAATTTTTTCGAACCAAAAAGAAAGTTTCTGATTATGCAGTTCTTCTGGGAATTGCTCCGAATTCATTGAGTAATCTTATGGCGGAATCCAATCAAATCTCTCCATTAAGCGTGATTCACAATAGAATAATATTGGAAGTTAAGAGACTATTGCTCCATTCAAATAAATCATTAACAGAAATTACTGAAGAGTTGAATTTCGAGGATTCAGCTCAATTGAGTAAATTATTCAAGAAAAAAACAAACTTCTCACCTATGGAATTCAAAAAGCAATTTATGAATCCAATAAATTTCACAGCAAAAGGTAATATTGACAAGAAAAAAGGGAATTCTGACATTTACAGGCTCATAAAAGCAGAGTAA
- a CDS encoding alkane 1-monooxygenase, whose product MIAFKKYTYLICFVLPPLVYLATRLGGLYFYSVPILVFVLLPILDLLIGKDSTNPSEDEVPDLQNQKFYRYLTYLWAFLQVGFVIWATIYITQSSLEIYEGIGFLLSIGIITGGIGFTVGHELGHKNTKWEQFLSKMIYMTVSYMHFFIEHNKGHHVNVSTPDDPATSRLGESFYRFLPRTIWGGLKSAWDIETTRLNKKNLSAFHYRNEMLWYPLVVLAFSGFLLLVSFLLTHEIQWIAIGFFYSQSLIAIILLESVNYIEHYGLKRREFADGKFERVQPIHSWNANHFLSNALLFHLQRHSDHHANAGRRYQALRHFEESPQLPAGYEVMILVAMVPPLWRKIMNPILENWKSNRYEKIKEIAVEV is encoded by the coding sequence ATGATTGCGTTCAAAAAGTACACCTACTTAATTTGTTTCGTACTGCCACCGTTAGTCTACTTAGCAACAAGGCTCGGTGGCCTTTACTTCTATTCAGTGCCAATACTTGTGTTTGTATTGCTTCCGATTCTGGATTTGTTGATTGGCAAGGATTCAACCAATCCAAGTGAAGATGAAGTTCCCGATCTCCAAAATCAAAAGTTCTATAGGTATCTTACGTATCTATGGGCATTTTTGCAAGTTGGCTTTGTTATATGGGCAACTATCTACATAACACAGAGTTCTCTCGAAATCTATGAAGGGATAGGATTTTTACTATCTATTGGAATCATAACTGGTGGAATCGGATTCACCGTAGGTCATGAGTTAGGTCACAAGAATACAAAATGGGAACAATTCCTTTCCAAAATGATCTATATGACTGTGTCCTATATGCATTTTTTTATCGAGCATAATAAAGGACATCATGTCAATGTATCTACTCCTGATGATCCAGCAACCTCTCGTTTAGGAGAATCGTTCTATCGATTTCTTCCGAGAACTATTTGGGGCGGACTCAAAAGTGCTTGGGATATTGAGACAACTAGACTTAACAAAAAAAATCTATCTGCCTTTCACTATCGTAACGAGATGCTCTGGTATCCGCTTGTGGTTCTTGCTTTCTCTGGATTCTTATTGCTTGTCAGCTTTTTATTGACTCATGAAATCCAGTGGATTGCAATCGGTTTCTTTTATTCTCAATCCCTGATCGCAATCATCTTGCTGGAATCAGTGAATTATATCGAACATTATGGATTGAAGAGACGGGAATTTGCCGACGGTAAATTTGAAAGAGTACAACCTATTCATTCTTGGAACGCTAACCATTTTTTAAGCAATGCACTTTTGTTCCATTTGCAAAGACATTCGGATCATCATGCAAATGCTGGAAGACGATATCAAGCGCTTCGTCATTTTGAAGAAAGTCCGCAACTACCAGCAGGTTATGAAGTGATGATTCTTGTTGCGATGGTTCCACCTCTGTGGAGAAAGATCATGAACCCGATCTTGGAGAATTGGAAATCTAATCGCTATGAGAAAATTAAGGAAATTGCAGTAGAAGTTTAA